In Haloarcula salinisoli, one genomic interval encodes:
- a CDS encoding mandelate racemase/muconate lactonizing enzyme family protein produces the protein MGKANDIDYADLHDPNAEYTMRELSAETMGVTAKRGGGRDVEITDVQTTMVDGNFPWTLVRIYTDAGIVGTGEAYWGAGVPELIERMKPFVIGENPLDIDRLYEHLVQKMSGEGSVEGVTVTAISGIEIALHDLAGKILEVPAYQLLGGKYRDEMRVYCDCHTEEEADADACAAEARRVVDELGYDALKFDLDVPSGLEKDRANRHLRSGEIRHKAEIVEKVTEEVKDEADVAFDCHWTFSGGSAKRLAEAIEDYDVWWLEDPVPPENLEVQEEVTKSTTTPITVGENRYRVTEERRLVENQAVDMVAPDLPKVGGMRETRKIADVANQYYIPVAMHNVASPVATMASAQVGAAVPNSLAVEYHSYELGWWDDLVEETVIEDGYIEIPEEPGLGVTLDMDAVEEHMVDGDTLFDEA, from the coding sequence CCGCGGAGACGATGGGGGTCACGGCCAAGCGGGGCGGCGGTCGGGACGTGGAGATCACCGACGTCCAGACGACGATGGTCGACGGGAACTTCCCGTGGACGCTGGTCCGCATCTACACCGACGCCGGTATCGTCGGGACCGGCGAGGCCTACTGGGGCGCCGGCGTCCCCGAGCTCATCGAGCGGATGAAGCCCTTCGTCATCGGCGAGAACCCGCTCGACATCGACCGGCTCTACGAACACCTCGTCCAGAAGATGTCCGGCGAGGGCTCCGTCGAAGGCGTCACGGTCACCGCTATCTCCGGCATCGAAATCGCGCTCCACGACCTCGCCGGCAAGATTCTGGAGGTGCCGGCCTACCAGCTGCTGGGCGGGAAGTACCGCGACGAGATGCGGGTCTACTGTGACTGTCACACCGAGGAGGAGGCCGACGCCGACGCCTGCGCCGCCGAAGCCCGTCGTGTCGTCGACGAGCTGGGCTACGACGCGCTGAAGTTCGACCTCGACGTCCCGAGCGGTCTGGAGAAAGACCGCGCGAACCGTCACCTCCGCTCGGGCGAGATACGCCACAAGGCCGAGATCGTCGAGAAGGTCACGGAGGAAGTCAAAGACGAGGCCGACGTGGCCTTCGACTGCCACTGGACCTTCTCCGGTGGCTCCGCGAAGCGACTGGCCGAGGCCATCGAGGACTACGACGTCTGGTGGCTGGAAGACCCCGTCCCGCCGGAGAATCTCGAAGTGCAGGAGGAGGTCACCAAGTCGACGACGACGCCCATCACGGTCGGCGAGAACCGATACCGCGTGACCGAGGAGCGACGGCTCGTCGAGAACCAGGCCGTCGACATGGTCGCGCCCGACCTCCCGAAGGTCGGCGGGATGCGCGAGACCCGCAAAATCGCAGACGTGGCCAACCAGTACTACATCCCGGTCGCGATGCACAACGTCGCCTCGCCGGTCGCGACGATGGCCAGCGCACAGGTCGGCGCCGCCGTGCCGAACTCCCTGGCCGTCGAGTACCACTCCTACGAGCTGGGCTGGTGGGACGACCTGGTCGAGGAGACTGTCATCGAGGACGGCTACATCGAGATTCCCGAGGAGCCGGGACTGGGCGTGACCCTCGACATGGACGCCGTCGAGGAACACATGGTCGACGGCGACACCCTCTTCGACGAAGCGTAG